ttgagaccctcaggttaaaccggCACCACTCTCTCTGATGACAGATCAGCATTATGGTCAAATAGAACTAGAATGACTTTACTTGTTCCAAACTCCAAGGGGCTCTGCTGTCAATTAGAAATGGAGTGTAAAGAATTCACTATGGACAGGATGCTGTTTCTCTTAATGTCTGATAAGaggtatatttttaaaatcaacctgttcagctgTATTGTGACATTAGGATGGGGATTTGAGACTTTTAATTCAGAGGCAAGGTCACTACCATCATGCATAAGAACACCTTTGAGTGTGAAAAACACATTGATTTAAAAACAATGTGTTCAGATTTATTATGACATGTGGATGTAAACCTGGGgcttctgactcagaggcaagGACACGACCACTGTGCACTAGAGCAGTTcaggatatagagtcatagagatgtacaaccatggaaacagacccttcggtccaactcacccatgccgaccagatatctcaatccaatctagtcccacctgccagcacccggcccatatccctccaaacctttcctattcatatacccatccagatgccttttaaatgttgcaattgtatcagctcccaccacttcatctggcagcttattccatacacgtaccaccctctgtgtgaaaaagttgccccttaggtctcttttatatcttttgatGTATTATGACACCGGGATGGTAAAATGgctcttctggctcagaggtagggacaatacCTCTATGTACTGGAGCAGTTTGGGATGTGATTTCTTTATATAAATATCCTGTTCAGGTGTATTAAGGTATTAGGATGGGAACTTGGGTGTTCTGGCTCAGAGGTTGGGTCACCACCACTATGTACTAGAGCAGTTTGGAATGAATTTGGATGGGAACCTGGgttttctggctcagaggcagggacactaccagtgTGTACTGGAGCAGTTTGAGGTGTGATGTTGGAATGAATTAGGATGGGAACCTGagtcttctggctcagaggcagggacattaccactgcattaGAACAGTCcctgggaatgagagagagtgtgcactgacCTGTCCAGCTGTAGTTGGTCTTCCAGCTCCTGGAGCCGGCTCTCTAACAGCGGCAGCTGCCGGACTCTCCTCTCCAGCTCCTTCACGTTGCTCAGGGCGGCCCGGAGAGCGGAGGTCACCCTCTCGGCTTGAGCCCGGAGCCGGCCGTGCTCGGCTCGGAGGGCGGCGAGCCGGTGCTCCCGGTGCCCGAGGCGGCAGTGAGCGTCCCGCAGCTCCTGCTCCAGCTGCCGGTTCAGGCGCCTCGCCTCGTCCAGCTGACCGTCCCGGGACGAGCGGATCAGCTCCAGCTCCCGGAGCAGGTGGCGGGAGCCCGGGCAGCTCAGCCCGGGCGGCCGGGGCTCCTGGAGCTGCCGCCTCTGGTGCCTCGGAGCCCCGGGGAGGCCAGTGACGGCTTTGTGGAGGCCGACTTCCAGAGCCAGGCAGCGGGCATCGCTGCTCTGCAAGGCGCCCCGGAGATCCTCCACCAACTCCCGCAGGCTGGCATTCTCCAGCTCCCTCgcactgggatcttgctgtgccccggggctctcctcctcctcctcctctgcgCCTCCCTCCCGGGGTAGCTGGAAGGACACgctcctcttccccctcctcCGGCGAGGACACCGCAGTTGGATCTGCCTCTCTATGTGCTCTGTCTCTTTGCTGACGGGCAGCCGCAGTCCTGGCTCCCTCCGACCCAAGAGGCCGTGGAAAGGTTCGCACAGGAGGGCGTGAAAGTGCCGGAAGGTGACCGCCTCGGGCGGCCCTTCCACCCCATCCTCCAGCCCCAGCACAAAGCACAGCGCCCGAAAGTCCTCGCCCGACACCAGCCCGTCCCCCTCGTAGTCCAAGTGGTGAAAGATCTCCTGCAGGTACTGGTCCAGGCCGGTGGCCAACACCACAATCTCGTTGTCCACTTGGCCGCCCTCGGGGCCGAAGTGATGGGACAAGGCGCTGACCAACCACGAGGTCCTCCGGCCAGGGCCAGAATCACCGCTACCCAGCATGGTCAAGCAGCGAGTGAGGAAGGGAAATCTTCCAATTCACTTTTTAGCACCGAACTCCAAAAGACTAACGCAAAAAATTCATTGATAAAACCTAACTCCAAAAGATTActggaaaaaaattaaaaatgtaacttcaaaaaaaaagacaCAGTGGAGAGGCCATCCGCAAcatgttaaaaaaaagtttaaaaagttttaaaaaatgtaatttCAAAAGATAAATGTAAAAAAATTTATAAAAATGTAACTCAGAAAGATTAAGGTAAAAACATTAAAATGTAACTTTAAAAGACAAAGCTGAAAATATCTTTTCAAAATGTAACTCCAAAAGACTAATGTAAAAAAAAGACTTTTAAAAATATAACTCCTAAAATAAatgtaaaaataattttaaaatgtaaccccaaaaaaatttaaatatttttaaaaaattactccAAAAGACCAAtttaaaaatattatttaaaacaTGTAGCTCCAAAGATAAATGTTTAAAGAAATCTTAAAACGTGTTGTAACTCCAAAAGATCAATATAAAAATATTGTTAAAAATATAACTCCAAAGAACTAGTGTAAaagtatatatttttttaaaaatttaactcCAAAAGATTTATATAAAAAGTATCGTTCAAAAATGTAACTCCAACAGAAAAATgcacaaaaaaattaaaatataacCCCAAAAGACAAGAAAAAGAAAATCTTTACAAAATGTAATTCCCAAAAGACAAATGCAAATATAAAATTCCCAGGAACTTTTCAAAGTAGAAAGATGTTGCACTCGCCACCATTGACACCATAAGATGGTATCTTCCGAAATATTGTCAGAAACGAATCTATGTTGATTGGAAACAGATGAAAGTTACTCCTCTCGGAGTAAATCTTCAAATTTCTTCTTTGGAAGAAATGTGTATAAAGACTCTTCAAAACTTCGCCTATAGTCCAAGGTCTGTGAGCTGCTCTCCCGATGATTCTCCCGATGATTTTCCCGCTGCTGGTTCTGCAAATATTCGCGGGGAAGTTTTTAATTAAAGTTCAATTTCCCTGCAATTCTCATGGGACGCGCTCGCCGAGTGATGCTGAACTGAAGGGTGTCGGCGAGATGGTGAGAAGTGGTTTCCCCTGGGGTCCTAGCGCTGGAAATATTCAGTACAGtatctatatgtgtgtgagaggctCTGGCACTGAACCAATATGCGGTGCAAAAGCTTTGTAATCAGTGCAGAACAAAACAGATCTTGTCAGTGCCTCGCTTTGCTGAGTTTCCAACTTTACTAGAGCTTCCACTAATTACACGACAAATGAATTTGGAAGGTAGTCAGTGTGTGCACAAGGACAAATAGATTATAACCACAGTTGTGACCTTTAACCTCACAGAATATTCGTAATATTTACATAAAATGGTTTTGCATGAAGGACGACTTGCCTTCATGTAGCACTTTCGGTAGCCCCttatgatttgaaggtgccagtgttggactggggtgtacaaagttaaaaatcacacaacaccaagctatagtccaacagcgctctgaaaactagtgcttccaaataaatctgttggactataacctggtgcagtgtgatttttttttaacgtagccacttaggatatctggtcagcatggacgagttggaccgaagggtatgtttccatgctgtacatctctacaaatCTATGACATCCCAAAGCACTCTTCACTCAATGAAGGGTGGTCATTGTTGTAGGAAGCACAggagccaatttgcacacagcatgctcccacaaacagcaatgtgatagttACCAGAGAAGTCATTCTGTGAAAAATGCGAGAGGAAAAATACAATGGATGCTGGAAAATTAAAACAGAcaaagagaatgctggagaaactcagcaggtctggacgcacctgtggagagagaaacagagttaacttttcaagtcTGGGATGACTTCTGGGATACCTCTTTCTGCTGTTGATTGAATAATACATATTGGCTGGAATACTCTTAGAAGAGTCATACCTTTTTAATGTCACTTGAGGGGGCAGATAGAGTCTCAGTTTAACAACCATCTAAAAGTTAGCACTTCCAACACTGCAGCAGTCCCCCAGTACTGCACGAGAATGTCAGCCTTAATATTGTGCTCAAATCCTACAGTAAGGCTTGAAACTGCAACCTTTTATTCATTTGTAAGCGCCGTGGATTGGGTGGGCTTAACTAAATGGTTCAcaacaatgaaggaactgtgTTTGAAATGTTTACCCAGATGGACTTCATGAAGTTTTACAACTGAATAACAAGTATACTCATTCCTGAGATGGAGGGATTATCTTATAAAAAGAGATGAAATAGATTGTGCCTTTATTCTCTGGAATGTAGgcgaatgagaagtgatcttgtTTAAACATACGAAGACTTACAGGCTTGACAGGCTAGATGTAGGAATGGGCGTCTCCCCTGACTTATTGATCTAGACTCAGGGGTGCAGGCCCTGACTTATTGATCTAGACTCAGGGGTGCAGGCCCTGACTTATTGATCTAGACTCAGGGGTGCAGGCCCTGACTTATTGATCTAGACTCAGGGGTGCAGACCCTGACTTATTGATCTAGACCCAGGGGTGCAGACCCTGACTTATTGATCTAGACTCAGGGGTGCAGGCCCTGACTTATTGATCTAGACTCAGGGGTGCAGGCCCTGACTTATTGATCTAGACTCAGGGGTGCAGGTGCGGGCACTGTCACAATAAAGAGTTTATTCTTTAGCACCGAGATTAAGGCTTCATTATTTAGATTTTATGACTCTGTGaccgggatgaggaagaatttcttcattaAGAGGTTGGTGAATCCCTGGAATCCTCTACTTAAGATAGCTGTGAAGGCTATCATTGAGTTTATTCAGGACAgagtttgaaagatttctatgTATCAAATTCATCATGTAatatggggataatgcaggaaAATGATGTTGAGTAGAACATCAACCGTGATCTCATTGAGTGGTAGAACAGGTCAAAGTACTAATTGACCGCCTCATGCAGTTATTTCTCATGTTGTTAATATCCAGGGTTTGAACAGCATTCCTTTCCAATGAAATGGCAAATTAAGAAGAGGTCTTGCTTAATCTTAATGTAGTCCCTTTGGACTTGAGGTCACCTCTGATCTAGATTGACAACATGAACCAATGCTTCAGCTTTTTGTTTTGATTGATTGAGTTCCTGGGTTTCAAAGTAAATCGTAGAGTACTCATGATGATTAGGTAAATTTATTATTGAACAACAAAGCAAGATGTTTCCTATGTATCGCTCCTTAACTTCACAAAACATCTTAAGGTGCTTTGTAAGAACATAATGAGATGAACATTGATACCAAAGTCAGTGAAAGAGGCATTGACAACAATATCTTGGTCAAAGGACTTAGTTTTaggcaacatttttttaaaaagggagaggTGGAGAAGTTCAGGTAGGGAGTTTCTGAGCCTTGGGACTACACAACAGGAGACATGGCGAGCAATggtggggtgtggtggtggtgggggatgtAGGGGTGGAGTGGGGGCAAAGGAAACTGGAGTTACAAGCACGGAAGAATGTAGATCTCTGATTTGATTGTaagtttggaaagacaaaggaagaGGCCATGGAGGGTTTCAAGACATAGATAAGAATTTCAAATTTAGGGCATTGGATGAAGGGCCTAATGTAGATTAGTCAGCACAGGTTGATAGATGTAAAGGAAGGATACAGGCAGgagagttttagattagattacattccctacagagtggaaaaggccattcagcccaacaagtgcacaccaaccctctgagcaGTAATCCACTCAGAgctatttctctctgactaacacacctaacactaggagcaatttagcatggtcaatccacctgacctgcacagctttggattgtgggaggaaactgaagcacccagaggaaacccacacagacaatgtacaaactctacacagacagttacccaaggctagaattgaacccgggtcactaGCACGGTGAGACTGcactgctaaccattgagccatcatCCATCTTTAAGCAAGGTTTAGTTAATAGAGTGTAGAAGATGTGGGTAGGTGgccaggaaaggtttagagtaaTTGTGTCTAGAGGGGAAAGAAAAAGGCAGTGGTGAGAGGAGGGAGACTTTAAAAAGTCACGAGGGACAAATCTTTTATACAAAAGGtcgttcatgtgtggaatgaacttcttgaggAAGAAACGGATGGAGGCACAGTtacaattttaaaaagacatttagatgagtacatgaataggaaatgtttggaaggatatgagtaAGGAGTGgggctagtttggtttgggattatgttcagcatggattggttggaccaaagggtctgtttccatgctgtatgactctgaaggTTTACACAGCAGATAGGTGAGAACAAGTGAtaccacagtcatagagataggTTGTCTTAGTGATTAAGCATTTGTGGATACAGAAGGTCCGCTGAGAGCCAaacaagaatgtgcaaactctgtgtggagtttgcacattctccccgtgtctgcgtgggtttcctctgggtactccggtttcctcccacagtccaaagatgtgcaggttaggtggattggccatgccaaattgcccatagtgttaggtgaaggggtaaatgtaggggaatgggtctgggtgggtcgctcttcggacgatcggtgtggacttgttgggccgaagagcctgtttccacactgtaagtaatctaatctaaagatgtAAAGGTTGAACAACTTAATCTTATCCACCAAATTTTAACAAAAGGTTGACCAGAACACTATGAATTAAAGTTCGTGAAAGTTCATATTTCTGGTGTATGAAATCATATATAACGGACCATCAGAGGTCTAAACAAGTTTTATACATGCATGTGATTTGATAAAATGGAATTGGAAAAATGTCTTTGTTTCAGTCAGAGACCAGTCTTCATAAAGGGGAAGAAACTTATTTACCTCCGCATTTTTCAGCAAAAGTAGGATGTAAGGATTACTCCCAGAAATTGCAATAGCTACACTTAATCCAATTTGTGAACGTATTGATATGTAGAAAGACGGTAAACTATTTCATAAGAGTAAATGATTTCACCTTTATATGGCATCTTACATGACCTCAGCATGACTTCCACAACAAACAAAGGTTTTCTGACATTTTGTTCCAGTTGTAAAGTAAGGAAAAACAGCAACAGTAAGCAGTCAAaacccaataaacactgaccatCTCATTGACTTGaaaatctttcttattcattGAGGTATAAATACCAACACAAACTAGCAAAATATCTATGGTCGATGTGCATAGTGTCAAATGATTGTTGTCCACCTTGTGTAATCGATAATGCGGTTTGTATTGGGAAATTACGTGGCTTGTAAGGTAGAAGACATGAAATGTGCATTTATTGTAATATACATTGTTTTTGACAATTTTGTACAGTATGGAATATTATATATCGGACACAATGGATGTTATATATGTAAAATGTAGAATATCTTTTAAGTGATCAAATGATTAGCATTGTACAGTCTCACTAATTtcagtaattttaaaaaatgactcaATTATATCAGTTTTATGAAGATATGCAAAACAACAAAAAGTTGTATTTATGTACTGCCTTTAGTACGACCAAACTTTCCAAGCTGCTTCTTAATAGTATAATCAGACAAAAAATGACCCCCCAAACGAAATAAATTATTTGGACAAATGGATAATAACTTAGACAAGGAAGTATGCTTTAAGGAATATCTCAAAGAAAGTGATTGAGGTTGAGAGTCAAAGAGATTTTTGGGTAGAAATTCCAATGATTTAAGGGAGTTGGTTAACGGTATGACTGTCAATATTGGGCAAAGGCACTGGGGGATGCCACAGGGGGTCAGAGTTGGAAAGCACAGAGATGTTGAAAggttggaggaggttagagagatcCTAAGGGTAAGGCCTTAGATGAAGATTTAAAAATGGAGGTAAAAGTGGACTGGAAGACAATTGAGCTTAGCCAGCAGAAGAGATGCTAGGTCAGTGGAATTGTATATTCATTGATTTTAATTAATGTCAAACATATCATTCACAGCCCATGCATACACTTATAGAATATCAAAAAATAATGTTCTGAATTTTACCATAGTTTGGTGAAgtgtcaattcctttaagtttcgtGGAAAGTTTTTTCTTCTGCAGGCCTAACAAAATCTATCACAGTATCATCCCAATCTGCCTGATGAACTTCCTAACATGCCCCTGTGGCATGCAACTCATCCTATGCCAATCAAATTCTACCACTCACTATATCCAGAACAATTTGCCAATAGTGGGATATCTCAGAATAGACTGGACATCCGAGGCACCAATGCCATAGTGCACCACCCAGACAAGCACAGTCAGTCCGGAGCTACCCTGCAAGGTTCCTGACTTTTTCCCTGGTCATGGCAGAGAAGCGGAATTTGGGGTCCCCTTTGCAGACAAGGCCCTAATGGAGGGGGTGGTAAGAGAAGGGATGTCCTTATCCCCCATCTCTGCCAGAGGAGGACACATTACTAATGGTAGCCTGGTCTGAGGTTGACACCCGGTCAGTGCAGTTGCAGCTGTCTAGAGTAACATTCAGCAGTATGGGaaaaaggtcaatgaccttctctgctCCATGAGGGTCAGTGCCACCATCATCTCTCTGATACCTCATACATGATCTATCACTGTTACTCTACCCACCTTGcatcaaggctcatgctctatcaCTGTTACTCTATCGACCTTGcatcaaggctcatgctctatcaCTGTTACTCTACCCACCTTGcatcaaggctcatgctctatcaCTGTTACTCTACCCACCTTGcatcaaggctcatgctctatcaCTGTTACTCTACCCACCTTGcatcaaggctcatgctctatcaCTGTTACTCTATCGACCTTGcatcaaggctcatgctctatcaCTGTTACTCTACCCACCTTGcatcaaggctcatgctctatcaCTGTTACTCTACCCACCTTGcatcaaggctcatgctctatcaCTGTTACTCTATCGACCTTGcatcaaggctcatgctctatcaCTGTTACTCTACCCACCTTGcatcaaggctcatgctctatcaCTGTTGCCTACAATATGTTCCCTCACTTACTCTCACTCACATAATTCTGCCACTTTCTCTTGAAACACCTGACCATCTTTAATTCAACAGTAATTGTTGTGCCAGCCCCTTTCACCTCTCCTTTCCATTTGAGCTGGAAGCAGCCCACACCATGGCAAAAAGAGCCAAGCTGAGTGGTGGGCTGCCTATCATTCAGTTCCTATCCCCTTACGAGGAGATGGACTTGATTCTGACCATGCCAAGTGGCTGACTGGCCAATGTCAAGTCCCTAGATCAGCATTGGAGGCTACATTTGATTTATTATGTTAGGGCCCTTAGCGGAAAGCTGGTTCCCTTGATAACTGAGGACTCACGACTACTGCAACAAGCTTCCTAGCTCTGCATCTGCACCAAATGACAAGGCAATGCAGGAGCCAGGTAGTTCTGGCTGAGGGGGTGTACTGCAAAAGGGCAGGGTAAGGCAAGACATGGATGTGGTAGCCATAACCCTGTCACAGGTAGGCTCAAAGTGAGTAAGCTAAAGTACCAAGTGAGCCAGCCCAGGGATACAGCCCACTCCAATCAGTGAGCTGAGTGCCTAGTCCAGCATATATAGTATCTTTGCAGGAGCATCACAATGATGGTTACCAGAATGCCCTGAGGTGCAGCAGGCAGTTCAGAAGCTGATTGTAAGTGGATTAGGATGTGGCATGATGGACAGGCTGACATAAAGCAGATGTTGGCATTGATGGATAGAGGGTACATGTGGCTGGTGCCCCAGAGATATGCCCTGAGATGTTGACTGGGTTTCCAAGATGGCAGTCCAGAGGAATAAGCAGTGAACTGAAGTCATCAAGTGTCTGCTTTGACTTTCTTGTCAGGAAGAAATCTCCTTTGTCTTTTTCACTATTGGTTCATGTCCAGTAGGAAGGTCAAAATctatttctctctatctctcctggtCTTCTTCTCTCACCAACTTTTGCCAGTTGGGGTAGATGAGGCACAATCATAGTTGCTCTAACCTAACAGAATCTTTCTGCTGGAGTACAATTGGCTAGAATTTATTTGACAGGAGATCATtgagaataaaatcaaaatcaggtAAAAGATTTAATGCAGTGTGATTTATAAAGTACAGCAAAGTAGAAAGAAGAAAAGTAGATTTATACAGTCAAACAGTAAGAGAACTGAAAATAGACTGATCCCACAGTCAGAAACCAGGTAATGGAAATGAAAAAAGTAATGATTACAGCAAGGTGAAGAATTGTTAGATTATCACTGTCCATTATTATATTGGTCTTGTATTATCTTCTTTCACTTTGTAAGTATTTATAAAGCCAAAATAAAATGAGTCAAACAAAACCTATTAAAGGGTTAGATCAGGTATGTCTGACTAATAAGAAGATTAAAATGTAAGGATTAGTAACCCAAAGGTTTAATCTTCAAATCAAATTGGTTATTTTGTCTGTAAAGAAAAGTGGTAAATACAACGCACATTCCTTCACAATGAATTTCAGAATGACTCCAAGTTCCTAAATTGACTCTCAGACAGCTACCTCCTCTTCAATACAATCACACTGGCGCGACTTCCCACTGACTAATCATTAGGCAGAAATCTAATCCGCCGGAAGAAAAGCACACACCTGTATCGCAGATAAagtttctcctctgcactatgcTTCATTTAACTTCTGCGCTCTTTAGACAATGGCTGTAGCAGGAAGTACAGTAGCAGAAATATTTGGTGTCCCTTTTATTTCTTTGAGGGAATAGTTGCAGCATTTTGTC
This portion of the Chiloscyllium punctatum isolate Juve2018m chromosome 45, sChiPun1.3, whole genome shotgun sequence genome encodes:
- the LOC140467438 gene encoding EF-hand and coiled-coil domain-containing protein 1-like isoform X2; translated protein: MLGSGDSGPGRRTSWLVSALSHHFGPEGGQVDNEIVVLATGLDQYLQEIFHHLDYEGDGLVSGEDFRALCFVLGLEDGVEGPPEAVTFRHFHALLCEPFHGLLGRREPGLRLPVSKETEHIERQIQLRCPRRRRGKRSVSFQLPREGGAEEEEEESPGAQQDPSARELENASLRELVEDLRGALQSSDARCLALEVGLHKAVTGLPGAPRHQRRQLQEPRPPGLSCPGSRHLLRELELIRSSRDGQLDEARRLNRQLEQELRDAHCRLGHREHRLAALRAEHGRLRAQAERVTSALRAALSNVKELERRVRQLPLLESRLQELEDQLQLDSCHSSMLQRLLSHNCSCGIMVISPWMEREKEFMTQLKNKEEQVTELQTETEKLTCAMTKELQLKGEEVEMLRMELQMVETDRVRLSLIEEKLTDVLQLLQQLRALNISRRSLGKILMSTLDSCYNVGHGMMSSLDILSVLHKELLSCELLAKDSCQTEDEQIRKNSLVISC
- the LOC140467438 gene encoding EF-hand and coiled-coil domain-containing protein 1-like isoform X1, which gives rise to MLGSGDSGPGRRTSWLVSALSHHFGPEGGQVDNEIVVLATGLDQYLQEIFHHLDYEGDGLVSGEDFRALCFVLGLEDGVEGPPEAVTFRHFHALLCEPFHGLLGRREPGLRLPVSKETEHIERQIQLRCPRRRRGKRSVSFQLPREGGAEEEEEESPGAQQDPSARELENASLRELVEDLRGALQSSDARCLALEVGLHKAVTGLPGAPRHQRRQLQEPRPPGLSCPGSRHLLRELELIRSSRDGQLDEARRLNRQLEQELRDAHCRLGHREHRLAALRAEHGRLRAQAERVTSALRAALSNVKELERRVRQLPLLESRLQELEDQLQLDRSQEGQGRKDPALLNHSQHFHKYCSSRQNNWSPSFQQTRSPPTGKADSTSESRECSSLQIGDPSCNEDEGHLLRAVEGCAASDEEEEERGSEGQQCQMMEQNRDGCSSEGCHSSMLQRLLSHNCSCGIMVISPWMEREKEFMTQLKNKEEQVTELQTETEKLTCAMTKELQLKGEEVEMLRMELQMVETDRVRLSLIEEKLTDVLQLLQQLRALNISRRSLGKILMSTLDSCYNVGHGMMSSLDILSVLHKELLSCELLAKDSCQTEDEQIRKNSLVISC